In the genome of Oncorhynchus mykiss isolate Arlee chromosome 18, USDA_OmykA_1.1, whole genome shotgun sequence, one region contains:
- the LOC110495819 gene encoding SLIT and NTRK-like protein 5: MHIWILKIILLIAASLTLVEMYDNYGEICRNLCTCEEKEGILTVSCENRGIVRLTEISPVHFSMYHLLLTGNLLKKLSLNDFINYTGATILHLGNNAIDEVETGAFNGLQGLKRLHLNNNKIDVLRDDTFVGLESLEYLQIDYNYITNIEPNALSKLHQLTVLILNDNLLSALPTNIFRNVPLTHLDLRGNRLKMFPYIGLLEHMDKVVELQLEENPWNCSCELIALKAWLESISYTALVGEVVCETPFRLHGRDLDEVSKQELCPRRAISEYEMRPPPPLSTNGYFQTTPASVTASATSSNAFKASSRPTKGTRQSNRTRSKPTSRIPANPYNYGPIIAYQTKSPVPLDCPTTCTCNLQIADLGLNVNCQERKIENISDLKPKPYNPKKMYLTGNYIPVVRRSDFLEATGLDLLHLGNNRISLIQDRAFGDLTNLRRLYLNGNLIDRLTAEMFFGLQSLQYLYLEYNKIQEIVGGTFRFVPNLQLLFLNNNLLKTLPGGIFTGLSLSRLNLRSNHFQNLPVSGVLDQLKLLLQIDLIENPWDCSCDVVGMKIWLEQLSAGTVVNEVKCETPKRHSGIDMRSIQSEQLCPDYSDVVVSTAPPSDEPLPDRATTTETYQRSNPTSSVVPLSVLILSLLLVFIMSVFVAAGLFVVVVKKRKKSQSDRTSTNNSDVSSFNLQYSLYSNNRTVPKVKAPAGHVYEYIPHPMGHMCKNPIYRSREGNTVEDYRDLHELKVTYRSDVDEERNSNMRSPTYSVSTIEPREDPSPAQNAEHFFRGIIEADNQSPSGNSLEYKYTGPVSYTYNPNFDVRRQFLHPERIRETVLYGTAPSTVYVEPNRNEYLELKAKLQVEPDYLEVLEKQTTFSQF; encoded by the coding sequence ATGCATATCTGGATACTGAAAATAATCCTTCTGATCGCAGCATCTCTGACTCTGGTCGAGATGTACGACAATTACGGGGAGATCTGTAGGAATCTATGTACATGCGAGGAGAAGGAAGGGATACTGACGGTAAGCTGTGAGAACAGAGGGATTGTCAGACTGACAGAAATAAGCCCGGTGCATTTTTCAATGTACCACCTTCTGCTGACAGGGAACCTCTTAAAGAAACTGTCCCTCAACGACTTTATCAACTACACTGGGGCGACCATATTGCATTTAGGCAACAATGCTATCGACGAAGTGGAAACGGGTGCTTTCAATGGACTTCAAGGATTAAAGAGATTGCACTTGAACAACAACAAGATAGACGTCCTAAGGGATGATACATTTGTCGGCCTGGAGAGTTTGGAATACCTTCAGATTGATTACAATTACATCACCAATATAGAGCCCAATGCCCTGAGTAAATTGCATCAGCTCACAGTTCTCATTTTGAATGACAATTTGCTCTCTGCTCTGCCTACCAACATTTTCCGGAATGTTCCCTTAACACATCTGGACCTCAGGGGCAACCGTTTGAAAATGTTTCCTTACATTGGGCTCCTGGAGCACATGGACAAAGTGGTGGAATTACAACTCGAGGAGAACCCGTGGAATTGCTCATGTGAGCTCATCGCCCTGAAAGCTTGGCTGGAGAGCATATCATACACAGCTTTAGTGGGGGAGGTGGTCTGTGAGACGCCGTTCAGGCTGCATGGCAGAGACCTGGACGAGGTCTCCAAACAGGAGCTGTGCCCTCGCCGAGCAATCTCTGAATATGAAATGCGCCCCCCTCCCCCACTCAGCACCAATGGATATTTCCAAACCACTCCAGCTTCGGTGACGGCCTCAGCCACCTCATCGAATGCTTTCAAGGCGTCGTCAAGGCCTACCAAGGGCACCCGTCAATCAAACCGAACCAGGTCAAAGCCCACCTCCCGGATTCCGGCTAACCCTTACAACTATGGCCCCATCATTGCTTATCAGACCAAATCTCCTGTGCCTTTGGACTGTCCCACCACCTGTACGTGTAATCTGCAGATTGCTGATCTTGGACTAAATGTCAACTGCCAGGAGAGAAAGATTGAGAACATATCTGACCTTAAGCCCAAGCCATACAATCCCAAAAAAATGTACCTCACGGGGAATTACATTCCTGTGGTACGCAGATCGGATTTCTTGGAGGCTACCGGATTAGATTTGCTTCACCTAGGAAACAATAGGATATCCCTCATCCAAGACAGAGCTTTTGGGGATTTAACCAACCTGCGTAGGCTGTATTTAAATGGTAATCTAATCGACAGGCTTACAGCAGAGATGTTTTTTGGCCTGCAGAGTTTGCAGTATCTCTACTTAGAATACAACAAAATCCAAGAGATTGTAGGGGGCACTTTCCGGTTTGTGCCAAACCTTCAGCTGCTTTTCCTCAACAATAACCTTCTGAAAACCTTACCAGGGGGAATCTTTACTGGGCTGTCCCTCTCTAGACTTAATCTCCGCAGTAACCATTTCCAAAACCTGCCTGTAAGCGGTGTGTTAGATCAGTTAAAATTGCTGTTGCAGATAGATCTGATTGAGAACCCGTGGGATTGCTCATGTGACGTCGTCGGCATGAAGATATGGCTTGAGCAGCTCAGTGCAGGCACCGTTGTTAATGAGGTTAAATGCGAGACCCCCAAACGGCACAGCGGGATTGACATGCGTTCCATTCAGTCTGAACAGCTGTGTCCAGATTACTCTGACGTAGTCGTCTCAACAGCGCCCCCCTCTGACGAGCCTCTGCCGGACAGAGCCACCACCACAGAGACTTACCAGAGATCTAACCCCACTAGCAGCgtcgtccctctctctgtcctcatcctCAGCCTGCTGCTCGTGTTCATCATGTCCGTCTTTGTGGCGGCGGGGCTGTTTGTGGTCGTGGTGAAAAAGCGCAAAAAGTCCCAGAGCGACCGCACCAGCACCAACAACTCTGACGTGAGCTCGTTTAACTTGCAGTACAGCCTTTACAGTAATAACCGAACCGTCCCCAAAGTCAAAGCCCCCGCAGGACACGTGTATGAGTACATCCCTCACCCTATGGGCCACATGTGCAAAAATCCCATTTACAGGTCCAGGGAAGGCAACACAGTCGAGGATTACCGTGACCTCCATGAATTGAAGGTGACTTATAGAAGTGATGTGGATGAGGAGAGGAACAGCAACATGAGGAGTCCCACTTATAGCGTGAGCACTATTGAGCCTCGCGAGGACCCCTCCCCTGCACAGAATGCTGAGCACTTCTTCAGGGGCATCATAGAGGCAGACAACCAATCCCCCTCCGGTAACAGTCTAGAATACAAGTACACTGGCCCTGTCTCGTACACGTACAACCCAAACTTTGATGTTAGACGCCAGTTCTTACACCCAGAGAGGATACGAGAAACAGTGCTTTATGGCACAGCGCCAAGTACTGTTTACGTGGAGCCCAACAGAAATGAATATTTGGAACTAAAAGCGAAACTTCAAGTCGAGCCAGACTACCTCGAAGTTCTTGAGAAACAGACCACTTTCAGTCAGTTTTGA